Proteins encoded in a region of the Vitis riparia cultivar Riparia Gloire de Montpellier isolate 1030 chromosome 7, EGFV_Vit.rip_1.0, whole genome shotgun sequence genome:
- the LOC117918739 gene encoding 54S ribosomal protein L19, mitochondrial — MSSLKEILTRRPVSATIRLTVPAGAARPAPPVGPALGQYRLNLMAFCKDFNARTQKYKPDTPMAVTITAYKDNTFEFTVKSPSVTWYLKKAAGIELGSGRPGHVVASSVTLKHIYEIAKVKQSDPYCQYMSLESICKSIIGTANTMGIQVVKELD, encoded by the coding sequence ATGTCTTCACTGAAGGAGATTCTAACCCGGCGCCCGGTGTCGGCGACGATCCGCCTCACAGTTCCGGCCGGAGCAGCCCGGCCGGCACCACCGGTAGGACCGGCTCTGGGTCAGTACCGGTTGAATCTGATGGCGTTCTGCAAGGACTTCAACGCTCGAACGCAAAAGTACAAGCCGGATACGCCCATGGCCGTGACCATCACCGCCTACAAGGATAACACCTTCGAGTTTACCGTGAAGTCTCCGTCGGTCACCTGGTACCTCAAGAAGGCCGCCGGAATCGAGTTAGGCAGCGGCCGCCCCGGTCACGTCGTCGCCTCCAGCGTGACCTTAAAGCACATCTACGAGATTGCGAAGGTAAAGCAATCCGATCCTTATTGCCAGTACATGTCATTGGAATCCATTTGCAAATCCATTATTGGAACCGCAAATACCATGGGGATTCAGGTCGTCAAGGAATTGGattga